A stretch of the Solanum dulcamara chromosome 6, daSolDulc1.2, whole genome shotgun sequence genome encodes the following:
- the LOC129893147 gene encoding defensin D1-like encodes MAKHTIFLALLFCIFLVAATEIQMAEGKYCWKKSDKWNGPCQYSYKCSHHCKHYYGAKYGICKKYKPWGHKYYWAKYACYCYSPCHY; translated from the exons ATGGCAAAGCATACTATTTTTCTCGCCCTTCTCTTCTGCATCTTCCTTGTTGCTGCAACTG AAATACAAATGGCAGAAGGCAAATATTGTTGGAAAAAAAGTGACAAGTGGAATGGGCCTTGTCAATACTCTTACAAATGTAGTCATCATTGCAAGCACTACTATGGAGCTAAATATGGTATCTGTAAGAAGTACAAACCATGGGGTCACAAATATTACTGGGCAAAATATGCTTGCTACTGCTACTCACCTTGCCATTACTAA
- the LOC129891104 gene encoding defensin D1-like: protein MAKHTIFLALLFCIFLVAATEIQMAEGKYCWKKSDKWNGPCQYSYKCSHHCKHYYGAKYGICKKYKPWGHKYYWAKYACYCYSPCHY, encoded by the exons ATGGCAAAGCATACTATTTTTCTCGCCCTTCTCTTCTGCATCTTCCTTGTTGCTGCAACTG AAATACAAATGGCAGAAGGCAAATATTGTTGGAAGAAAAGTGACAAGTGGAATGGGCCTTGTCAATACTCTTACAAATGTAGTCATCATTGCAAGCACTACTATGGAGCTAAATATGGTATCTGTAAGAAGTATAAACCATGGGGTCACAAATATTACTGGGCAAAGTATGCTTGCTACTGCTACTCACCTtgccactactaa
- the LOC129891101 gene encoding defensin D1-like has protein sequence MAKHTVFLALLFCIFLVAATEIQMAEGKYCWKKSDKWNGPCQYSYKCSHHCKHYYGAKYGICKKYKPWGHKYYWAKYACYCYSPCHY, from the exons ATGGCAAAGCATACTGTTTTTCTCGCCCTTCTCTTCTGCATCTTCCTTGTTGCTGCAACTG AAATACAAATGGCAGAAGGCAAATATTGTTGGAAGAAAAGTGACAAGTGGAATGGGCCTTGTCAATACTCTTACAAATGTAGTCATCATTGCAAGCACTACTATGGAGCTAAATATGGTATCTGTAAGAAGTATAAACCATGGGGTCACAAATATTACTGGGCAAAGTATGCTTGCTACTGCTACTCACCTtgccactactaa